One window of the Ignavibacteriales bacterium genome contains the following:
- a CDS encoding T9SS type A sorting domain-containing protein: MLLNKNENWGIVFFLNKRLYDYAGFISTLYSLVDYANLYGNIYANTPKVDKGYARIGIDNVLFRTTFSNIYDHQFNAHLIYSNSDGIILDSVLLYDDGIHGDSLSNDGIYGGYIPPQQTNDFYSLGVSTIDNQTNKYFNTPDICKFTTIPLLIDSLPIGTANNYRYTFKPFLKNAGTSLTIENIIIKLTSNDPWVTLIFPEGGRGCPNLLPGDIKGVVQPFVVTYDSATFPGPGYFNLTFNISSNGWDYWQIDTTISITGISDAEPLPIYYTLDQNFPNPFNPVTTIKYQIPHRSNVSLKIYDIIGNEVADLINEEQEVGFYNIDFDASKFSSGVYFYRIQAGSFVQTRKMILLK; encoded by the coding sequence ATGTTATTGAATAAAAATGAAAATTGGGGCATCGTGTTTTTCTTGAATAAACGTCTATATGATTATGCCGGATTTATTTCTACCCTATACTCTCTTGTTGATTATGCAAACTTATATGGAAATATTTATGCAAATACACCCAAGGTTGATAAAGGATATGCAAGAATTGGTATCGATAACGTCTTATTCAGAACAACATTTTCAAATATTTATGATCATCAGTTTAACGCTCATCTTATATATTCAAATTCAGACGGTATAATTTTAGATTCTGTATTGCTCTATGATGATGGAATACACGGAGATTCACTTTCGAATGACGGTATTTATGGTGGATACATTCCACCTCAACAGACTAATGATTTTTACTCTCTAGGTGTCAGTACAATTGATAACCAAACAAATAAATATTTTAACACACCTGATATTTGTAAATTTACAACTATACCGTTATTAATTGATAGTCTGCCTATTGGGACAGCTAATAATTATAGATATACCTTTAAGCCATTTCTAAAAAATGCAGGCACAAGCTTAACCATAGAAAATATAATTATTAAACTAACAAGCAATGACCCCTGGGTTACACTAATTTTCCCTGAAGGTGGTAGAGGATGTCCAAATCTTTTGCCTGGTGATATTAAGGGTGTTGTACAACCATTCGTAGTTACTTACGACTCAGCAACATTTCCAGGGCCGGGATATTTTAATTTAACGTTTAATATTTCAAGTAATGGTTGGGACTATTGGCAGATAGATACGACAATTAGTATAACCGGTATTTCAGATGCAGAGCCATTGCCAATTTATTATACTCTTGACCAAAACTTTCCCAATCCATTTAACCCTGTAACTACAATTAAATACCAGATACCACATAGGAGTAATGTATCTCTTAAGATATATGATATAATTGGAAATGAAGTCGCTGATTTAATAAACGAAGAACAGGAAGTGGGATTTTACAATATTGACTTTGATGCAAGCAAATTTTCGAGTGGAGTATATTTCTATAGAATACAAGCTGGAAGTTTTGTTCAGACAAGAAAAATGATTTTGTTGAAGTAA
- a CDS encoding T9SS type A sorting domain-containing protein — protein MGGAPTADKRTLLCAASESWHLFDTIDVVKHSSGQIVHLPLDSMITLSVPSSYINNEQLQVPGVPMPEFNWNNGAVTYGIIDGTNIGYIYVYHHNYFGVSYEFVLAVEALMETDGLIIDIRNDWGGQFGLNDGISRLMNYPTSTLDPMTRCSPIDLFSICPDPQSWFNGYIPNDIGTYYDRPIAVLLGPNCASYGDISAWQFSYVPYVRTFGRSPKAIYSYFDDVVKPISSGYDLRCPIGTDVDHYNPDSIRWGQEYPLYEEVWLTPDGVANGEDDVVNRAVEWMNNLVFPHNVFPEKGYYAAGIDTAHIFSTIENPNSHQISARGYIKTFGGVLIDSVDFVHQLLNPSGELWLGSFDLPLAEEFYDVSVTSIDNTTGEKFPVPNATKFTTVPLSIDSLPVGIANNYKYTFKPFLKNAGSTYTLENIVVKMTSENPWVTDIFPEGGRGCPNLLPGEVKSVPAAFAVTFDPATFPNFPDSGYFNLTFTISSNSLDYWRIDTLVYVQTYTDVEDELSRPLTFNLEQNFPNPFNPVTTIKYQIPHRSNVSLKIYDIIGNEVADLINEEQEVGFYNIDFDASKFSSGVYFYRIQAGDFVQTRKMILLK, from the coding sequence ATGGGCGGAGCGCCGACTGCCGATAAGCGAACACTATTATGCGCAGCTAGTGAGAGCTGGCACTTGTTTGATACAATTGACGTAGTTAAGCACTCCTCTGGTCAGATAGTGCATCTGCCACTAGATTCGATGATTACTCTCAGCGTCCCTTCTAGTTATATTAATAATGAGCAGTTACAGGTGCCCGGTGTACCAATGCCAGAATTTAATTGGAATAACGGAGCGGTAACTTATGGAATTATCGATGGGACAAACATTGGTTATATATATGTTTATCATCACAATTATTTCGGAGTAAGTTATGAATTTGTTTTAGCAGTGGAAGCACTTATGGAAACGGATGGACTTATCATAGATATACGTAATGACTGGGGGGGACAGTTCGGATTGAATGATGGCATTAGCCGTTTAATGAATTATCCAACCTCAACTTTGGATCCAATGACAAGATGTTCACCAATCGATCTATTCTCAATTTGTCCAGATCCGCAATCTTGGTTCAATGGATATATACCGAATGATATTGGTACCTATTATGATCGGCCAATTGCAGTGCTTTTAGGTCCAAACTGTGCTAGTTATGGAGATATCTCAGCCTGGCAGTTTTCTTATGTCCCTTATGTACGGACTTTTGGGCGCTCGCCAAAAGCGATTTATAGTTACTTTGACGATGTCGTTAAACCCATAAGTTCGGGATATGATTTACGATGTCCAATAGGGACTGATGTTGATCATTATAATCCGGATTCTATAAGGTGGGGACAAGAATATCCCTTATATGAGGAGGTATGGCTTACGCCAGATGGTGTTGCTAATGGTGAAGATGATGTTGTTAACAGAGCCGTGGAATGGATGAACAATTTAGTGTTCCCACACAATGTATTTCCCGAAAAAGGATATTACGCTGCAGGGATAGATACTGCTCATATATTTTCTACGATTGAAAATCCTAATTCTCATCAGATATCAGCACGTGGATATATTAAAACATTTGGAGGTGTTCTGATTGATTCAGTAGATTTTGTTCATCAATTACTAAACCCCTCTGGTGAATTATGGCTGGGGAGTTTTGACTTACCGTTAGCTGAAGAATTCTACGATGTTTCAGTTACTTCTATTGATAATACAACAGGAGAAAAATTCCCAGTTCCAAATGCCACCAAATTTACTACTGTACCGTTATCAATTGATAGTCTCCCTGTTGGGATAGCTAATAATTATAAATATACCTTTAAGCCATTTCTAAAAAATGCAGGATCGACCTACACTCTAGAAAACATTGTTGTTAAAATGACGAGTGAGAATCCTTGGGTAACGGATATATTTCCAGAGGGTGGTAGAGGATGCCCCAATCTTTTACCTGGTGAAGTTAAAAGCGTACCAGCTGCTTTTGCAGTAACTTTTGATCCAGCCACTTTCCCAAATTTTCCAGACTCTGGATATTTCAATTTAACCTTTACTATATCAAGCAATAGTCTGGACTATTGGCGCATAGATACATTAGTATATGTTCAGACGTATACTGATGTTGAAGATGAATTATCTAGGCCTTTAACTTTCAATCTAGAACAAAACTTCCCCAATCCATTTAACCCTGTAACTACAATTAAATACCAGATACCACATAGAAGTAATGTATCTCTTAAGATATATGATATAATTGGCAATGAGGTCGCAGATTTAATAAATGAAGAACAGGAAGTAGGATTTTATAATATTGACTTTGATGCAAGCAAATTTTCGAGTGGAGTATATTTCTATAGAATACAAGCGGGAGATTTTGTGCAGACAAGGAAGATGATTTTGCTGAAATAA
- a CDS encoding T9SS type A sorting domain-containing protein yields the protein MWPLYGSSYIFRSTNNGATWDSVYSCIDSSHINRIYDIVTDNNDQLFAIGSLGIVSSTDNGNSWVTHNAGLTTNDVSAIEKNSEGEIFVGTPDGVYICVKKTPTGVINDKEILPKNFILSQNYPNPFNPVTTIKYQIPHRSNVSLKIYDLLGNEVADLVNEEQEVGFYNIDFDASKFSSGVYFYRIQAGDFVQTKKMILLK from the coding sequence ATGTGGCCATTATATGGAAGTAGTTATATTTTCAGATCAACAAATAACGGGGCAACCTGGGATAGTGTATATAGTTGTATAGATAGTAGCCATATTAACCGTATATACGATATTGTAACAGACAATAACGATCAATTATTTGCTATTGGATCTCTAGGTATTGTCTCTTCCACGGACAATGGTAATAGCTGGGTCACGCATAATGCCGGGCTGACAACTAATGATGTTTCTGCAATTGAAAAGAATTCGGAAGGTGAAATATTCGTTGGAACTCCAGACGGTGTATATATTTGTGTTAAAAAAACTCCAACAGGCGTGATAAACGATAAAGAGATCCTACCAAAAAATTTTATACTTTCACAGAACTACCCGAATCCATTTAACCCTGTAACAACAATTAAATACCAGATACCACATAGAAGTAATGTTTCACTTAAAATATATGATTTACTTGGTAATGAGGTTGCTGACTTGGTAAATGAAGAACAGGAAGTGGGATTTTACAATATTGACTTTGATGCAAGCAAATTTTCGAGTGGAGTATATTTCTATAGAATACAAGCTGGAGATTTTGTTCAAACTAAGAAAATGATTTTGCTGAAATAA